From a region of the Entelurus aequoreus isolate RoL-2023_Sb linkage group LG27, RoL_Eaeq_v1.1, whole genome shotgun sequence genome:
- the LOC133644362 gene encoding fibronectin type III domain-containing protein 9, producing MAITVYDVSSTCAQVSWPAAPGCLDSFYSVMYHPEWSSLLLGFKRKSFMHEERIPVSQTSTRLANLLPHTAYFLCVTCQAADPVRDQCQVFVTLSDGEGQDRAGWESGVGVWLTCCVLLLVAAAALLWGCRHNGRAVPARGVDDHTAATDAVGEDGPASGRLYTKQGAVMRTPLLANRDLELRTLAKMSASELA from the coding sequence ATGGCCATCACAGTCTACGACGTATCGTCCACCTGCGCCCAAGTGAGCTGGCCGGCGGCGCCCGGCTGCCTGGACTCCTTCTACAGCGTCATGTACCACCCCGAGTGGAGCAGCCTCCTGCTGGGCTTCAAGCGCAAGAGCTTCATGCACGAGGAGCGCATCCCCGTCAGCCAGACCAGCACCCGCCTGGCCAACCTGCTGCCGCACACCGCCTACTTCCTGTGCGTCACTTGCCAGGCCGCCGACCCGGTGCGCGACCAGTGCCAGGTGTTTGTTACTCTGAGCGACGGCGAGGGTCAGGACCGGGCCGGCTGGGAGAGCGGCGTGGGGGTGTGGCTGACCTGCTGCGTGCTGCTGCTGGTCGCCGCCGCCGCGCTGCTGTGGGGGTGCCGGCACAACGGCCGCGCCGTTCCCGCTAGGGGAGTGGACGACCACACTGCGGCGACTGACGCGGTCGGTGAGGACGGCCCCGCATCCGGACGCCTGTACACCAAACAGGGCGCGGTGATGCGAACGCCGCTCCTGGCCAACCGTGACCTTGAGCTGAGGACGCTGGCTAAGATGTCTGCGAGCGAGCTAGCTTGA